A single Phytohabitans houttuyneae DNA region contains:
- a CDS encoding extracellular catalytic domain type 1 short-chain-length polyhydroxyalkanoate depolymerase produces the protein MKLRTTLLAAAAAVAVASAAATVAVPAPASAATLTQVTGFGTNPSNLQMHLYVPDRVASRPGLLLALHYCTGSGPALHTGFPLSSLADRYGYIVIYPSVTRSSKCWDVSSPQALRRDGGSDPVGLKSMIDYVRQRYPVDASRIVAAGFSSGAMMTNVMLGLYPDLFAAGVSSSGVPFGCFATTNGSEWNSDCSGGRITRTPQQWGDLVRAAYPGYTGARPRIQIWHGTTDTTLSYVNFGEQIKQWTNLHGVSQTPAYTDYPQTSATRTRYGGTGGTAPVEAISFQGYGHSIPFDGAQAIRFLGLDTEGPSPAPSGRVVGVPSGRCLEVPGSSTTNGAQTQLWDCTGAPNQGWTYTSNKQLIVYGTKCLDASGRGTSNGTAAIIWDCNGQNNQQWNVNTNGTITGVHSGLCLDASGAGTANGTRIHLWSCHGGSNQQWALR, from the coding sequence ATGAAACTCAGGACCACCCTGCTGGCCGCCGCGGCGGCCGTGGCCGTCGCCTCGGCGGCGGCCACGGTCGCCGTACCGGCTCCGGCGTCCGCCGCCACGCTCACCCAGGTGACCGGCTTCGGCACCAACCCGAGCAACCTGCAGATGCACCTGTACGTACCCGATCGGGTGGCCTCCCGGCCGGGCCTGCTGCTCGCCCTGCACTACTGCACCGGCAGCGGACCCGCTCTGCACACCGGCTTCCCCCTGAGCTCGCTGGCCGACCGGTACGGCTACATCGTGATCTACCCATCCGTCACCCGCAGCAGCAAATGCTGGGATGTCTCGTCCCCGCAGGCGCTGCGGCGGGACGGCGGCAGCGACCCCGTCGGCCTCAAATCCATGATCGACTACGTGCGGCAGCGCTACCCCGTCGACGCGAGCAGGATCGTCGCGGCCGGCTTCTCGTCCGGCGCCATGATGACCAACGTCATGCTCGGTCTCTACCCCGACCTCTTCGCCGCCGGGGTGAGCTCGTCGGGCGTCCCGTTCGGCTGCTTCGCCACCACCAACGGCTCGGAGTGGAACAGCGACTGCTCCGGCGGCCGGATCACCAGGACCCCGCAGCAATGGGGTGACCTGGTACGCGCCGCGTATCCCGGCTACACCGGCGCACGGCCACGGATACAGATCTGGCACGGCACCACGGACACCACGCTGAGCTACGTCAACTTCGGCGAGCAGATAAAGCAGTGGACCAACCTGCACGGCGTGTCACAGACTCCCGCTTACACCGACTACCCGCAGACCAGCGCCACCCGCACCCGGTACGGCGGCACCGGCGGCACGGCGCCCGTCGAAGCCATCAGCTTCCAGGGCTACGGCCACTCGATCCCGTTCGACGGGGCGCAGGCCATCCGCTTCCTCGGACTGGACACCGAAGGTCCGAGCCCGGCGCCGAGCGGGCGCGTGGTGGGCGTGCCGTCGGGGCGGTGCCTGGAGGTGCCGGGCAGCAGCACCACCAACGGCGCGCAGACCCAGCTGTGGGACTGCACCGGTGCCCCCAACCAGGGCTGGACCTACACCTCCAACAAGCAGCTCATCGTGTACGGCACCAAGTGTCTGGACGCCTCCGGGCGAGGCACCAGCAACGGCACGGCAGCCATCATCTGGGACTGCAACGGCCAGAACAACCAGCAGTGGAACGTCAATACCAACGGCACCATCACCGGAGTCCACTCCGGACTTTGCCTGGACGCCAGCGGCGCGGGTACCGCCAACGGCACCAGGATCCACCTCTGGTCCTGCCACGGCGGCAGCAACCAGCAATGGGCCCTGCGTTAG
- a CDS encoding cellulose binding domain-containing protein, with the protein MSRHRPFFGAVAAASLLALVAAGVTVSGALNGAASAADVGVAAATAGCGRAPTLQTGTHTIQSNGKSRSFILRLPANYNNSNPYRLIFAFHWRGGTANEIESGGTSGRAWSYYGQLEQSNGTAILVAPQGLGNGWANSGGEDVTFVDDMLRRIEADLCVDTTQRFATGFSWGGGMSYALACARPTVFRAVAVIAGAQISGCSGGTQPIAYFGLHGITDNVLNISQGRALRDTFVRNNGCTQQSPREPAGGSRTHITTAYTGCRAGYPVQWAAFDNGHMPGPVDGTYTESGVTTWTKGEIWRFFAQFQNTTPNPTTPPPTTTPPPSSPPPSSPPPSSPPPGGAGCSASVSLNSWTGGFVATVRVTAGTNGTNGWTVSLTLPSGASITNTWSASASGSTGSVRFTNVSYNGRLTPGQVTEFGFQGSGSGSGMTPTCTAT; encoded by the coding sequence ATGTCAAGGCATCGCCCCTTCTTCGGGGCCGTCGCGGCCGCGTCATTGCTGGCGCTCGTCGCGGCCGGCGTGACGGTGAGCGGCGCTCTCAACGGTGCCGCTTCCGCCGCGGACGTGGGCGTCGCCGCCGCGACCGCCGGATGCGGTAGGGCGCCGACCCTGCAAACAGGTACGCACACCATCCAGAGCAACGGAAAGAGCCGCAGCTTCATCCTGCGGCTCCCGGCCAACTACAACAACAGCAACCCGTACCGGCTCATCTTCGCCTTCCACTGGCGGGGCGGTACCGCCAACGAGATCGAGTCGGGCGGGACGAGCGGCCGGGCGTGGTCGTACTACGGCCAGCTCGAGCAGTCGAACGGCACGGCCATCCTGGTAGCGCCGCAGGGCCTGGGCAACGGCTGGGCCAACTCCGGCGGTGAGGACGTCACGTTCGTCGACGACATGCTCCGCCGGATCGAAGCGGACCTGTGTGTCGACACGACCCAGCGCTTCGCCACGGGCTTCAGCTGGGGCGGTGGCATGAGCTACGCGCTCGCGTGCGCCCGGCCGACCGTCTTCCGCGCGGTCGCGGTCATCGCCGGCGCGCAGATCAGCGGTTGTAGCGGCGGCACCCAGCCGATCGCCTACTTCGGACTGCACGGCATCACCGACAACGTCCTGAACATCTCCCAGGGCCGTGCCCTGCGCGACACCTTCGTGCGCAACAACGGCTGTACGCAGCAGAGCCCGCGCGAGCCGGCGGGCGGCAGCCGCACGCACATCACCACCGCCTACACCGGCTGCCGGGCGGGCTACCCCGTGCAGTGGGCCGCGTTCGACAACGGGCACATGCCGGGGCCGGTCGACGGGACCTACACCGAAAGCGGCGTGACGACCTGGACCAAGGGGGAGATCTGGAGGTTCTTCGCCCAGTTCCAGAACACCACGCCGAACCCGACCACGCCTCCGCCGACCACGACGCCCCCGCCTTCCTCGCCGCCACCCTCCTCGCCTCCGCCGTCCTCGCCCCCGCCGGGCGGTGCCGGCTGCTCGGCTTCGGTGTCGCTCAACTCCTGGACGGGCGGCTTCGTAGCCACGGTGCGGGTGACCGCCGGCACGAACGGGACCAACGGCTGGACCGTCAGCCTCACCCTGCCGAGCGGTGCGAGCATCACCAACACCTGGAGTGCGTCGGCCAGCGGGAGCACCGGCAGCGTGCGGTTCACGAACGTGAGCTACAACGGCCGGCTCACCCCGGGCCAGGTCACGGAGTTCGGATTCCAGGGCAGCGGCAGCGGATCCGGCATGACGCCCACCTGCACCGCCACCTGA